AGGTTTATACGCAAACACTTGAATGGAAATAATACCATGTATTTCAGACGGGTAACCGTCTCCTTTTCTACATCATAAATACTCCATGAAGTTAAATAAAGACTCAAAGATGTGACACGTTTTCAGGCTAGGTAAAGTCAAGGGTCATTCATTATGAAGAAATGTACATGGCATACGAAGGAAGGGAGATCGCGATTATTAACAGATTATAGGATTACATAGAACGGACTGATGAAGAGAGGAAAATCAAAATCTGGCTTTAAATATTAAAGTATAGAAGTCCAAATACACTGATTTATAATTcagtatattttgtaaatttcgGACATTGATGATTGAATTCATATTAATTTTCAGGAGAAAATTGCAGTTCTGTGGACTTCACGTGTGCTGACACGCCTTGTAAAAACGGAGGAAATTGTTCCATAGAATCTGGAAACCTAACGTGCACCTGTCCGCTGGGTTGGAAAGGCGATTTGTGTGAGGAAGCCGTGAATCCATGTGGCGATAGTCCATGTGAAAACAACGGCACGTGCTCCATTGAACACTTCGGATTTTCGTGTCTTTGTCACGAGGGATTCGTCGGTGATGTTTGTAATATCACAGACGTGACGACAACGACGTTCATTGAGACGACAACTATAACCGTCGATACAACAACTGGAGAAATGACAACTGACACAATAGAAATTAACTCTACAGAAGTTATTCCAACAACTACGCACCTTCCTGAAAcgtcaacaggtaaacaatacCCCTGTTATAAATGTTTAACACGGTTGAACTGGCAACGTCATTCATATTAACAAACTAGCGCTGTACAATTACTAAGTATATGTTAACTTTACTATGAAAAAATACAGTTGTATAATGTTACTATAGAAAATACATTCTACTTAAATATAATTGATCTTTTTATCGGGATCTCGGATTCGAGGCATCTTCGTATCATTCTATCCTCTCATAATTTCACTAGACTGATCGTAATACCTTTATAAACATTGGGAATCAAGATCATGAAACGCAACAAAATACTATTCAGATCAATTTTGGCAACAATCACTAAAACGTCATGTTGCGTTCGTATTTTTGTGTGTACGGATGGCGCAATTGCAACGAACTCTCATTTCATCTAGAGAGGAAAACTCTAAGGACCAACAGTCCGACCACGTGGGATTTCTCCAGGTGCCCCGCTTTCATCCCACAGTCCCTAGCGCACTAACACAAGGGTCAACTCGAGCgatttatataaattgatatttattgatataaaataaagctTACACGTGTATTAAACTCTTGTTATTTCAGCATTGAGACTAGCATTTATAATGCTCAAAGGGAGATTACTGGGAGGTAACAAAGATGACGTTCGAAAAGGTATAAAGAATCTCCTGATGGATCAAATGAACTTGAAAGGCGACGTGCAGATTGTTCTTCAGAATAAACCAACGCTACTTAAAAATGGGTAGGTATATTGTTTTTTGTCTATGTTGGTATGTTTGCATGCTAATCGTAGCGTTGAATCTAGATTGAACAGGTACATATATGTCAAGCAATCATTTGATGTTTGTACGTTTGACTTAGTCCAACTGCACAGCAACACAGGAAATGTGCACAGATAATAGTTTGACCCTCCCTATATTTAGCTCAAAGGAATACATATTAATACTAAatgttatgttaaaatgttatacattgtacagaCTTTAATTTCTCTGTTAAATCTATGCTAATTTTTTGATTACAGAGAAATAGTCACCAAAGTTATCGTAGGTGTGCGGGAAAATGGTAACTTTTTGGAACCAGAGTCCATACAGAAGGTATTCCAGGAGACAGACATGGCGGTGCTGGAGCAATACATACCCTTACCTATCTACCGAGAGGGGGCGCCAAGGACGGCACCACTACTTGAGGGTGTAAGTATATACAGTTTGTACTTTGTAATCGACAAGGGGGATCGGGTTGGTTAATTACCACTCTCTCagggtacaatatatactgtctatcAACCGACGGGGGTGTCAATGACCACTCCCTCAAGATAAAAAGGTTATGTAATTGCCTATCTGACGAGTTGAAGTGTCATTCGTTCTTTACGGTATTTGTTTTCCCATTTCCTATCTACCATTATGAGACGGTAAAGAGGGCGGCACCATCCTATACAGTGTAAATATGTGACAATGACAACTAATGATGGTAGAGATATACATTTGTTATCTATATCGTCTTGAATGTCTTGACTTCATTGCAATAAACGTATGTACgtaatatattaatttgtttgaCATTGAGTTTCAGCTTGTGTCTCAAATCTATAAGATCGACACGGAATTTGAGCTGGTTTTAATGTCTCAATATCAGATTCTCTGTCATGTTTATGGCAAAAATTACGATCGTGATAAAATAAAGCCATGCCGCTGTGATATTTAATCAGGGCATTAGACAAATGACAATGGCTGAACAGGGATAGTCTGCTGCCAAGTGTAACAAACTGTTCAACTTTACAATAACCACTCTAGTGTTCTTCTTTTACTTTTTCTCTCAACTTTTCTTTACATCTTTTTTAATCCAGTATTTACATGAATACATCTGTAAATGTGAAATTATTCGTAAAAAGCGTTGATATAATTTCGATGGGAGTTTTTTGGGATCACATTATGGCTAACTACATCAGTGTGATAAATAGTGTACCCGTTgtaatgttgtacatgtatatttatgttcCAGCACAATAGTTGGATCCATGATAACTGGTACGTCGTCCTTGTCGTTTTCGTTGTCATCATCGCCTTGTGTATATTACTCACAGCGTTCATCGTGTATAAGAGGAAAAGGTTCGTAACACAATCTTAACCACAAAAAAGCAGTATACATCGTGTAATTAACCCCACAAAATCAGCATACATCGTGTATTTAATCACAAAATAGCAGCATACATTGTGTATATGATTACAAAAGAGAAGCATAAATCACGTATTTTATCACAAAATAGCagtatacatcatgtatgtaaTCACAAAATAGCagtatacatcatgtatgtaaTCACAAAATAGCCgtatacatcatgtatgtaaTCACAAAATAGCCgtatacatcatgtatgtaaTCACAAAATAGCCGTAGATCATGTATTTAATCACAATAGCAGCATACATCCTGTAACTAATAAAATAGCAGctcagattgtgtataagagGAAGAGGTAtgcaatataattataaaaataaatcagcTTTCCTATGTTTTGCCTGTTGCCTAATTCCTATTGTATTAAGGATATAAATGATGAAATCAaatgcttaaatgaaaacaagaatTGTAGCAAACATTGCATATGCTGCTGAATCAATAGGCATGAGCCTTCAATTCACAAGCGATTTGTTgagaatgttttactgtacaaggGGGATTGATTGTCCAGACAACTGAAccatttatttataatttaattgcACTGTATAATTCTTCAAATGCATAACCAATTACGAAGTGTAATGATCAATTTTACCAATTCCGATGACTTTTAGGATGTTCAGTTTTAGCCCTATtcacatttaatgaaaatgttaatttctACAGATCTGTTGGCATGGGACAGAAGGATGTTGTTGCCAGACCTAACTCCAGTGTAAGTGACGCGTTTCCAGCCCAATCCTTCGAGAATTccttatattttgaaatgaacaACCATCAGCGGAAGAGCAGTAACACAAGAGTTAAAGTCAACGTGAATCCCACATCCTAACATTTCGCCTGATCAATCCATTGCCATTACAATATTTCCATACCTGTCACATTCATGTGCATGTCATTACAAAAAGGAGAAACACCTAAGTCATGGGAGTTGAAGAATTTTATAGGGAAACAATGAAGAAATCATGACCATTAGAGAATAGTGTGGAATGCACGACAGTGTTACTAGTGTAACTACCAATAACACGTGGTAACTGATACGTCTGGTTATCGGGGAAGGGACCAAAGCCTTCGGAACAAACGGGATTTGGAGGATGAACGACGTTGATGTGAGCTTGACTTACAGGCCATTTTTGGTATAATTAACCGTCAAACGGAAACGATAAATGGTGTTGtgataaaactttattttcGTACTAACTGTGGATTATAGATATTCAATTAAATACAATAACAGAAATTACTGATTTTGATAAAGACTTTCATATAATTCAAAATGTTGTGTCTTCATATAACGTCACCTTAAGACTGAAcaattacacatgtacattttaccCTCTCAAATCAACTGCTTTCCTTtacagacacatgtacagatACATTCTCATCacacacataaatatatctACTTACTATACAACTTGGTGCATGTTTGATTATAAaatcaatctatatatatatctattgtttgtttatgtatgttgGTTAATGTTACATAT
Above is a window of Pecten maximus chromosome 7, xPecMax1.1, whole genome shotgun sequence DNA encoding:
- the LOC117331490 gene encoding protein jagged-2-like, coding for MELLGVIFLLGSLVKTITAGVTMEVKFVHYKNPDGEGSNGECCDGKSVFCFSACDHKFNICLDKATGSNSISDCPYGNFISSEITDADTITFGSSFGGVKNPMFFRMKSWPGSVKLKVVVHDADPGSNPSDHVESLQREISEKVSPDRASATTSSYTLKKRTTLSVKVKTYCDKNYYGAACDTFCLPQNNTKGHYTCDKNDGKRVCLPGWQGTFCDDNGVNECFDNDPCHNNHVCLDRPVGYECACPLGTSGENCSSVDFTCADTPCKNGGNCSIESGNLTCTCPLGWKGDLCEEAVNPCGDSPCENNGTCSIEHFGFSCLCHEGFVGDVCNITDVTTTTFIETTTITVDTTTGEMTTDTIEINSTEVIPTTTHLPETSTALRLAFIMLKGRLLGGNKDDVRKGIKNLLMDQMNLKGDVQIVLQNKPTLLKNGEIVTKVIVGVRENGNFLEPESIQKVFQETDMAVLEQYIPLPIYREGAPRTAPLLEGHNSWIHDNWYVVLVVFVVIIALCILLTAFIVYKRKRSVGMGQKDVVARPNSSVSDAFPAQSFENSLYFEMNNHQRKSSNTRVKVNVNPTS